Proteins co-encoded in one Brassica rapa cultivar Chiifu-401-42 chromosome A02, CAAS_Brap_v3.01, whole genome shotgun sequence genomic window:
- the LOC103854880 gene encoding BAHD acyltransferase DCR, which yields MKIKISSKTHVQPNKPILGKKQFQLTTFDLPYLAFYYNQKFLLYKFENLLDLEEPTFQNNVVEKLKDSLGSVLEDFYQLAGKLAKDEDGVFRVEYDADEEEINGVEFSVADAVDISVDDLTAEDGTAQFKELVPYNGILNLEGLRRPLLAVQVTKLKDGLAMGLAFNHAVLDGTATWHFMSSWAEICRGAQTISTQPFLDRAKARDTRVKLDLASPKDPNASSNGDAAAEPPQLVEKVFKFSDSAIHTIKSRANSVVPSDGSKPFSTFQSLTSHIWRHVTLARGLKPEDITVFTVFADCRRRVDPPMPEEYFGNMIQAIFTGTAAGLLAAHGPEFGAAVVQKAIVAHDARVVDARNEEWEKAPKIFQFKDAGVNCVAVGSSPRFKVYEVDFGWGKPETVRSGSNNRFNGMMYLYPGKAGGVSIDVEITLEARVMEKLEKSKEFLLIDVEEDGNKITNGNGHGHGHGHGHGHANGNGFA from the exons ATGAAGATAAAGATAAGTAGCAAAACACATGTGCAACCAAACAAGCCAATACTAGGGAAGAAACAATTCCAGCTCACCACATTTGATCTTCCTTACCTAGCTTTCTACTACAACCAGAAGTTTCTGCTCTACAAGTTCGAGAACCTTCTAGATCTCGAGGAACCCACTTTCCAAAACAATGTCGTGGAGAAGCTCAAGGATAGTTTGGGTTCGGTTCTTGAAGACTTCTATCAGCTTGCCGGTAAGCTGGCCAAGGACGAGGACGGGGTCTTCCGAGTTGAGTACGACGCTGACGAAGAAGAGATCAACGGCGTGGAGTTCTCGGTTGCTGATGCTGTTGACATCAGCGTCGATGATCTCACGGCTGAGGACGGGACAGCTCAGTTCAAGGAGTTGGTTCCGTACAACGGAATCTTGAACTTGGAAGGACTTCGCAGGCCTCTTCTTGCTGTCCAg GTGACCAAGCTTAAAGATGGGCTTGCAATGGGCCTAGCTTTCAACCACGCGGTCCTCGACGGAACTGCCACATGGCACTTCATGAGCTCATGGGCCGAGATCTGCCGTGGAGCCCAAACCATCTCGACCCAACCTTTCCTCGACCGAGCAAAGGCACGTGACACGCGCGTGAAGCTCGACCTCGCTTCCCCGAAGGACCCCAACGCGTCCTCCAACGGCGACGCCGCGGCGGAACCGCCGCAGCTTGTAGAGAAAGTCTTCAAGTTCTCAGACTCCGCCATCCACACGATCAAGTCAAGAGCCAACTCCGTCGTCCCATCCGACGGCTCAAAGCCCTTCTCCACTTTCCAGTCCCTGACATCCCACATATGGCGCCACGTCACCCTCGCGCGTGGGCTCAAACCGGAAGACATAACCGTCTTCACCGTCTTCGCCGACTGCCGCCGCCGCGTTGACCCGCCGATGCCGGAGGAGTACTTCGGGAACATGATCCAGGCCATCTTCACGGGGACGGCGGCGGGGCTGCTGGCGGCGCACGGGCCGGAGTTCGGAGCTGCGGTGGTGCAGAAAGCGATAGTTGCTCACGACGCGCGTGTGGTAGACGCGCGGAACGAGGAGTGGGAGAAGGCGCCGAAGATATTTCAGTTTAAGGACGCGGGAGTGAACTGCGTGGCGGTTGGGAGCTCTCCGAGGTTTAAGGTCTACGAAGTGGACTTCGGGTGGGGTAAACCGGAAACGGTTAGGAGCGGTTCGAATAACCGGTTTAATGGGATGATGTATTTGTACCCCGGGAAAGCTGGAGGTGTGAGCATCGATGTGGAGATTACTCTCGAAGCACGTGTCATGGAGAAGCTAGAGAAGAGCAAAGAGTTTTTACTCATCGATGTGGAAGAAGATGGAAACAAGATCACCAATGGCAATGGTCATGGTCATGGTCATGGTCATGGTCATGGTCATGCTAATGGTAACGGGTTTGCTTGA
- the LOC103854878 gene encoding ferric reduction oxidase 5 isoform X1, with translation MGDMRNLLKMSMVAVFVGWMFIWVMISTNLFKNKWTPKMTKYFNTTYFGPQGINLVLLTVPMMFIAVLSCLYLHIQKKPTQTQRYSYSYKCSKSKIKGRMGRVMMVMNPLGIVTVTEFTFSLLFVALLTWALGNYLYLSYHVSLHNHDNRVKWCRWQAKFRAFGLRIGYVGHYCWAFLFFPVTRASTILPLVGLTSESSIKYHIWLGHISNFLFLAHTVIFLIYWAMTNQLMETFAWNPTYVPNLAGTIAMVIGIVMWVTSFPYYRRKKFEIFFYTHHLYGLYIIFYMIHVGDSWFCMILPNMFLFFIDRYLRFLQSTKRSRLVSARILPSDNLELTFSKTPGLQYTPTSILFLHVPSISKLQWHPFTITSNSNLEKDTLSVVIRRQGTWTQKLYTHLSSSIDSLEVSTEGPYGPNSLDLRHDSLILVSGGSGVTPFISVIRELIFQAQNQSTKIPDVLLVCAFKYYHDLAFLDLIFPPDISVSDISRLNLRIEAYITQEDKKPEAAEDSRLLQTKWFKPQPLDSPISPVLGPNNILWLGVVILSSFVMFLLLIAIVTRYYIYPVDRNTGKIYNFSYRVLWDMFLGCVCIFISSSAVFLWRKKVNKEGDKESKKQVQSVDFHTPTSSPGSWFCSHDRELESVPYQSIVQATSVHFGSKPNLKKILFEAEGSEDVGVMVCGPRKMRHEVARICSSGLAKNLHFEAISFNW, from the exons ATGGGGGATATGAGAAACTTGCTGAAGATGTCAATGGTGGCTGTATTTGTCGGATGGATGTTCATTTGGGTTATGATTTCAACAAACCTTTTCAAAAACAAGTGGACTCCCAAAATGACCAAGTATTTCAATACTACTTATTTTGGTCCTCAAG GCATAAATCTAGTGCTTCTTACCGTTCCCATGATGTTTATTGCGGTTCTGAGTTGTCTTTATTTGCATATCCAAAAGAAACCCACCCAAACTCAAAGGT ATTCTTATTCATATAAATGCAGCAAATCGAAGATAAAAGGGAGAATGGGGAGGGTGATGATGGTTATGAACCCATTGGGGATAGTGACAGTAACAGAGTTTACTTTTTCTCTATTGTTTGTGGCTCTTTTGACTTGGGCTCTCGGCAATTATCTCTACCTTAGCTATCACGTCAGTCTTCATAACCATGACA atcgaGTGAAATGGTGCAGATGGCAGGCAAAGTTTAGGGCTTTTGGACTGAGAATAGGATACGTCGGCCACTACTGTTGGGCCTTTTTGTTCTTCCCTGTGACAAGAGCCTCTACGATTCTGCCACTAGTTGGGTTGACTTCCGAGTCAAGCATCAAATATCACATTTGGCTCGGACATATCTCAAACTTTCTCTTCCTCGCTCACACTGTCATTTTCCTTATCTACTGGGCCATGACCAATCAGTTGATGGAG ACGTTTGCATGGAATCCGACATATGTGCCTAATCTAGCCGGTACAATAGCAATGGTGATTGGAATAGTGATGTGGGTGACAAGTTTTCCATACTATAGACGAAAGAAGTTTGAGATTTTCTTCTACACTCACCATCTGTATGGTCTCTACATAATCTTCTACATGATCCATGTTGGAGACTCGTGGTTCTGCATGATCTTGCCCAACATGTTCCTCTTTTTTATCGACCGCTACTTGAGATTTTTACAATCCACCAAGAGATCTAGACTTGTCTCTGCTCGGATCTTACCTTCAGATAACCTCGAGCTCACTTTCTCCAAAACCCCAG GCCTACAATATACACCAACGAGCATATTGTTTCTACATGTGCCGAGCATTTCCAAGCTTCAATGGCATCCATTCACAATAACTTCAAACAGCAACTTGGAGAAAGATACACTAAGTGTTGTCATCAGAAGACAGGGAACTTGGACTCAAAAGCTTTACACCCATCTCTCTTCTTCCATCGATTCTCTAGAGGTTTCCACTGAAGGTCCTTATGGTCCTAACTCCTTAGATTTGAG GCATGACTCTCTAATACTAGTGAGCGGGGGAAGTGGAGTCACTCCCTTCATTTCAGTGATCAGAGAACTCATATTCCAAGCCCAAAACCAAAGCACAAAAATACCAGATGTTCTTCTTGTTTGTGCCTTTAAATACTACCATGATCTTGCGTTTTTAGACCTAATCTTCCCACCAGATATTTCAGTCTCGGACATCTCTAGGCTGAATCTCCGGATCGAGGCCTATATAACACAAGAAGACAAGAAGCCTGAGGCAGCTGAAGATAGCAGATTGTTGCAGACAAAATGGTTCAAACCACAGCCATTAGACTCTCCAATCTCACCAGTCCTTGGACCCAACAACATACTCTGGCTCGGAGTTGTGATCTTATCATCATTCGTCATGTTTCTCTTGCTCATAGCGATTGTTACACGTTACTACATATACCCTGTTGATCGTAACACAGGAAAGATCTACAACTTCTCGTACAGAGTTCTCTGGGACATGTTCCTAGGATGTGTGTGCATTTTTATTTCTTCAAGCGCAGTTTTCTTGTGGCGCAAGAAAGTTAACAAGGAAGGAGATAAGGAGTCCAAGAAGCAGGTACAGAGCGTAGATTTTCATACGCCTACGTCTTCTCCAGGTTCATGGTTCTGCAGCCACGATAGAGAGCTCGAAAGCGTTCCCTATCAATCCATAGTACAAGCCACTTCAGTCCATTTTGGCTCCAAACCTAATCTGAAAA AGATTTTGTTTGAGGCCGAAGGTTCAGAAGACGTTGGAGTGATGGTGTGCGGGCCAAGAAAGATGAGGCATGAGGTGGCAAGGATATGTTCATCTGGTTTGGCTAAAAACCTTCACTTTGAAGCAATTAGTTTCAACTGGTGA
- the LOC103854878 gene encoding ferric reduction oxidase 5 isoform X2, with protein MGDMRNLLKMSMVAVFVGWMFIWVMISTNLFKNKWTPKMTKHKSSASYRSHDVYCGSELSLFAYPKETHPNSKQIEDKRENGEGDDGYEPIGDSDSNRVYFFSIAKFRAFGLRIGYVGHYCWAFLFFPVTRASTILPLVGLTSESSIKYHIWLGHISNFLFLAHTVIFLIYWAMTNQLMETFAWNPTYVPNLAGTIAMVIGIVMWVTSFPYYRRKKFEIFFYTHHLYGLYIIFYMIHVGDSWFCMILPNMFLFFIDRYLRFLQSTKRSRLVSARILPSDNLELTFSKTPGLQYTPTSILFLHVPSISKLQWHPFTITSNSNLEKDTLSVVIRRQGTWTQKLYTHLSSSIDSLEVSTEGPYGPNSLDLRHDSLILVSGGSGVTPFISVIRELIFQAQNQSTKIPDVLLVCAFKYYHDLAFLDLIFPPDISVSDISRLNLRIEAYITQEDKKPEAAEDSRLLQTKWFKPQPLDSPISPVLGPNNILWLGVVILSSFVMFLLLIAIVTRYYIYPVDRNTGKIYNFSYRVLWDMFLGCVCIFISSSAVFLWRKKVNKEGDKESKKQVQSVDFHTPTSSPGSWFCSHDRELESVPYQSIVQATSVHFGSKPNLKKILFEAEGSEDVGVMVCGPRKMRHEVARICSSGLAKNLHFEAISFNW; from the exons ATGGGGGATATGAGAAACTTGCTGAAGATGTCAATGGTGGCTGTATTTGTCGGATGGATGTTCATTTGGGTTATGATTTCAACAAACCTTTTCAAAAACAAGTGGACTCCCAAAATGACCAA GCATAAATCTAGTGCTTCTTACCGTTCCCATGATGTTTATTGCGGTTCTGAGTTGTCTTTATTTGCATATCCAAAAGAAACCCACCCAAACTCAAAG CAAATCGAAGATAAAAGGGAGAATGGGGAGGGTGATGATGGTTATGAACCCATTGGGGATAGTGACAGTAACAGAGTTTACTTTTTCTCTATT GCAAAGTTTAGGGCTTTTGGACTGAGAATAGGATACGTCGGCCACTACTGTTGGGCCTTTTTGTTCTTCCCTGTGACAAGAGCCTCTACGATTCTGCCACTAGTTGGGTTGACTTCCGAGTCAAGCATCAAATATCACATTTGGCTCGGACATATCTCAAACTTTCTCTTCCTCGCTCACACTGTCATTTTCCTTATCTACTGGGCCATGACCAATCAGTTGATGGAG ACGTTTGCATGGAATCCGACATATGTGCCTAATCTAGCCGGTACAATAGCAATGGTGATTGGAATAGTGATGTGGGTGACAAGTTTTCCATACTATAGACGAAAGAAGTTTGAGATTTTCTTCTACACTCACCATCTGTATGGTCTCTACATAATCTTCTACATGATCCATGTTGGAGACTCGTGGTTCTGCATGATCTTGCCCAACATGTTCCTCTTTTTTATCGACCGCTACTTGAGATTTTTACAATCCACCAAGAGATCTAGACTTGTCTCTGCTCGGATCTTACCTTCAGATAACCTCGAGCTCACTTTCTCCAAAACCCCAG GCCTACAATATACACCAACGAGCATATTGTTTCTACATGTGCCGAGCATTTCCAAGCTTCAATGGCATCCATTCACAATAACTTCAAACAGCAACTTGGAGAAAGATACACTAAGTGTTGTCATCAGAAGACAGGGAACTTGGACTCAAAAGCTTTACACCCATCTCTCTTCTTCCATCGATTCTCTAGAGGTTTCCACTGAAGGTCCTTATGGTCCTAACTCCTTAGATTTGAG GCATGACTCTCTAATACTAGTGAGCGGGGGAAGTGGAGTCACTCCCTTCATTTCAGTGATCAGAGAACTCATATTCCAAGCCCAAAACCAAAGCACAAAAATACCAGATGTTCTTCTTGTTTGTGCCTTTAAATACTACCATGATCTTGCGTTTTTAGACCTAATCTTCCCACCAGATATTTCAGTCTCGGACATCTCTAGGCTGAATCTCCGGATCGAGGCCTATATAACACAAGAAGACAAGAAGCCTGAGGCAGCTGAAGATAGCAGATTGTTGCAGACAAAATGGTTCAAACCACAGCCATTAGACTCTCCAATCTCACCAGTCCTTGGACCCAACAACATACTCTGGCTCGGAGTTGTGATCTTATCATCATTCGTCATGTTTCTCTTGCTCATAGCGATTGTTACACGTTACTACATATACCCTGTTGATCGTAACACAGGAAAGATCTACAACTTCTCGTACAGAGTTCTCTGGGACATGTTCCTAGGATGTGTGTGCATTTTTATTTCTTCAAGCGCAGTTTTCTTGTGGCGCAAGAAAGTTAACAAGGAAGGAGATAAGGAGTCCAAGAAGCAGGTACAGAGCGTAGATTTTCATACGCCTACGTCTTCTCCAGGTTCATGGTTCTGCAGCCACGATAGAGAGCTCGAAAGCGTTCCCTATCAATCCATAGTACAAGCCACTTCAGTCCATTTTGGCTCCAAACCTAATCTGAAAA AGATTTTGTTTGAGGCCGAAGGTTCAGAAGACGTTGGAGTGATGGTGTGCGGGCCAAGAAAGATGAGGCATGAGGTGGCAAGGATATGTTCATCTGGTTTGGCTAAAAACCTTCACTTTGAAGCAATTAGTTTCAACTGGTGA
- the LOC103854877 gene encoding S-type anion channel SLAH3-like isoform X1 translates to MEERSKCLQIEVEGELPAILTEATTEVVNFDNHKENSLPRPPRFISRFHPSHASTSDLNGLEVSSLSASKTMEAHNEDLKETKPGMTINHQRKTSLPMPTSPIDHMIADPTSSSSDNNKNGGSTGKSVKFLSQPVTKVPSLYIETCKDNDNDSLRPDNHQHQHHHQQHHQSGQLQNQKPASHKLKDHRYNSFKTWSGRLERQFTRKPASIPETPNRAKEHLNTNHEAMPVDRYFAALEGPELETLRSQEEIVLPSEQTWPFLLRFPISTFGVCLGVGSQAIMWKTLATAKPTKFLHVSLWIHRSLWFISVALVLIIATIYLLKIILYFEAVRREYYHPIRINFFFAPFISLLFLALAVPPFIVTDLPQFLWYVLMFPFICLELKIYGQWMSGGQRRLSRVANPTNHLAIVGNFVGALLGARMGLREGPIFFFTVGMAHYLVLFVTLYQRLPTNETLPKDLHPVFFLFVAAPSVASMAWATITGSFNYGSKVCYFIAMFLYFSLAVRINFFRGIKFSLSWWAYTFPMTGAAIATISYAAVVRNTMTKVLCVILCAIATLVVFALLVTTIIHVFVLGNLFPNDNAIAISNRPRSKQTNHHRWLEQFRNVSSETIENYLKFADSDSNDLEAAIDKIQENNSTQ, encoded by the exons atggaAGAGAGATCAAAATGTTTGCAAATAGAAGTAGAAGGGGAGCTCCCAGCTATACTGACAGAAGCTACAACAGAAGTGGTTAACTTTGACAATCACAAAGAGAATAGTCTTCCTCGTCCTCCTCGCTTCATCAGTCGTTTTCATCCTTCTCATGCCTCTACCTCTGATTtg AATGGTCTAGAAGTATCAAGTTTATCAGCGAGCAAAACAATGGAAGCTCACAATGAGGATCTCAAAGAGACAAAACCCGGGATGACGATCAATCATCAAAGGAAGACATCACTTCCAATGCCAACTTCACCAATTGATCATATGATCGCTGATCCTACATCTTCATCATCCGACAACAACAAAAACGGTGGGTCAACTGGAAAATCCGTTAAGTTTCTCTCTCAGCCGGTGACCAAAGTCCCATCCCTCTACATTGAAACCTGCAAAGATAATGATAATGATAGTCTTCGCCCTGATAATCATCAacatcaacatcatcatcagCAACATCACCAGAGCGGTCAACTTCAAAATCAAAAGCCTGCATCGCATAAGCTTAAGGATCACAGGTACAACTCATTCAAGACTTGGTCAGGGAGACTTGAGAGACAATTCACAAGAAAACCAGCTTCTATACCGGAGACACCAAACCGGGCTAAGGAGCATTTAAATACTAATCATGAAGCCATGCCTGTGGATCGATACTTCGCTGCCTTAGAAGGTCCTGAATTGGAGACTCTCCGG TCTCAAGAAGAGATCGTTCTACCAAGTGAACAAACATGGCCATTCCTTCTCCGCTTCCCGATATCCACCTTCGGTGTGTGCCTTGGAGTGGGCAGCCAAGCCATAATGTGGAAAACCCTAGCCACTGCGAAGCCAACAAAGTTCCTACACGTATCCCTCTGGATACACCGGAGTCTCTGGTTCATCTCGGTCGCATTAGTTCTCATCATTGCCACTATTTACCTCCTCAAAATCATCCTCTACTTCGAAGCCGTACGCCGCGAATACTACCATCCCATCAGAATCAACTTCTTCTTCGCGCCTTTCATTTCATTACTCTTCTTAGCCTTAGCGGTCCCACCTTTTATAGTTACAGACTTGCCACAGTTCCTTTGGTACGTCCTCATGTTTCCTTTCATCTGTCTCGAGCTCAAGATTTACGGACAGTGGATGTCGGGTGGTCAACGCAGGCTCTCCCGAGTCGCCAACCCGACCAACCATCTCGCAATCGTTGGGAACTTTGTAGGGGCGTTGCTTGGTGCAAGAATGGGCCTTAGGGAAGGACCAATATTTTTCTTTACCGTTGGGATGGCTCATTACTTGGTTCTGTTTGTGACATTGTACCAAAGACTACCGACCAATGAGACTTTGCCTAAAGATCTTCACCCTGTGTTCTTCCTTTTTGTTGCCGCTCCAAGTGTTGCTTCCATGGCTTGGGCTACGATCACTGGCTCCTTCAACTATGGCTCCAAAGTCTGTTACTTCATCGCCATGTTCCTCTATTTCTCCTTG GCGGTTCGGATTAATTTCTTTCGTGGAATCAA gTTTTCGTTGTCTTGGTGGGCGTATACATTTCCAATGACTGGGGCTGCAATTGCAACCATCAGCTACGCAGCAGTAGTGAGGAACACTATGACTAAAGTACTGTGTGTGATCCTCTGTGCCATTGCGACACTAGTTGTTTTCGCACTCCTCGTGACCACGATCATCCATGTCTTTGTCCTCGGAAATCTTTTCCCCAATGACAACGCTATAGCCATCAGCAACCGCCCAAGATCCAAACAGACTAACCACCACCGTTGGCTCGAACAGTTTAGAAACGTAAGCTCAGAGACCATCGAAAATTACTTGAAATTCGCAGACTCCGACAGTAATGATCTAGAAGCTGCCATTGACAAAATTCAAGAGAATAATTCgacacaataa
- the LOC103854877 gene encoding S-type anion channel SLAH3-like isoform X2 codes for MEAHNEDLKETKPGMTINHQRKTSLPMPTSPIDHMIADPTSSSSDNNKNGGSTGKSVKFLSQPVTKVPSLYIETCKDNDNDSLRPDNHQHQHHHQQHHQSGQLQNQKPASHKLKDHRYNSFKTWSGRLERQFTRKPASIPETPNRAKEHLNTNHEAMPVDRYFAALEGPELETLRSQEEIVLPSEQTWPFLLRFPISTFGVCLGVGSQAIMWKTLATAKPTKFLHVSLWIHRSLWFISVALVLIIATIYLLKIILYFEAVRREYYHPIRINFFFAPFISLLFLALAVPPFIVTDLPQFLWYVLMFPFICLELKIYGQWMSGGQRRLSRVANPTNHLAIVGNFVGALLGARMGLREGPIFFFTVGMAHYLVLFVTLYQRLPTNETLPKDLHPVFFLFVAAPSVASMAWATITGSFNYGSKVCYFIAMFLYFSLAVRINFFRGIKFSLSWWAYTFPMTGAAIATISYAAVVRNTMTKVLCVILCAIATLVVFALLVTTIIHVFVLGNLFPNDNAIAISNRPRSKQTNHHRWLEQFRNVSSETIENYLKFADSDSNDLEAAIDKIQENNSTQ; via the exons ATGGAAGCTCACAATGAGGATCTCAAAGAGACAAAACCCGGGATGACGATCAATCATCAAAGGAAGACATCACTTCCAATGCCAACTTCACCAATTGATCATATGATCGCTGATCCTACATCTTCATCATCCGACAACAACAAAAACGGTGGGTCAACTGGAAAATCCGTTAAGTTTCTCTCTCAGCCGGTGACCAAAGTCCCATCCCTCTACATTGAAACCTGCAAAGATAATGATAATGATAGTCTTCGCCCTGATAATCATCAacatcaacatcatcatcagCAACATCACCAGAGCGGTCAACTTCAAAATCAAAAGCCTGCATCGCATAAGCTTAAGGATCACAGGTACAACTCATTCAAGACTTGGTCAGGGAGACTTGAGAGACAATTCACAAGAAAACCAGCTTCTATACCGGAGACACCAAACCGGGCTAAGGAGCATTTAAATACTAATCATGAAGCCATGCCTGTGGATCGATACTTCGCTGCCTTAGAAGGTCCTGAATTGGAGACTCTCCGG TCTCAAGAAGAGATCGTTCTACCAAGTGAACAAACATGGCCATTCCTTCTCCGCTTCCCGATATCCACCTTCGGTGTGTGCCTTGGAGTGGGCAGCCAAGCCATAATGTGGAAAACCCTAGCCACTGCGAAGCCAACAAAGTTCCTACACGTATCCCTCTGGATACACCGGAGTCTCTGGTTCATCTCGGTCGCATTAGTTCTCATCATTGCCACTATTTACCTCCTCAAAATCATCCTCTACTTCGAAGCCGTACGCCGCGAATACTACCATCCCATCAGAATCAACTTCTTCTTCGCGCCTTTCATTTCATTACTCTTCTTAGCCTTAGCGGTCCCACCTTTTATAGTTACAGACTTGCCACAGTTCCTTTGGTACGTCCTCATGTTTCCTTTCATCTGTCTCGAGCTCAAGATTTACGGACAGTGGATGTCGGGTGGTCAACGCAGGCTCTCCCGAGTCGCCAACCCGACCAACCATCTCGCAATCGTTGGGAACTTTGTAGGGGCGTTGCTTGGTGCAAGAATGGGCCTTAGGGAAGGACCAATATTTTTCTTTACCGTTGGGATGGCTCATTACTTGGTTCTGTTTGTGACATTGTACCAAAGACTACCGACCAATGAGACTTTGCCTAAAGATCTTCACCCTGTGTTCTTCCTTTTTGTTGCCGCTCCAAGTGTTGCTTCCATGGCTTGGGCTACGATCACTGGCTCCTTCAACTATGGCTCCAAAGTCTGTTACTTCATCGCCATGTTCCTCTATTTCTCCTTG GCGGTTCGGATTAATTTCTTTCGTGGAATCAA gTTTTCGTTGTCTTGGTGGGCGTATACATTTCCAATGACTGGGGCTGCAATTGCAACCATCAGCTACGCAGCAGTAGTGAGGAACACTATGACTAAAGTACTGTGTGTGATCCTCTGTGCCATTGCGACACTAGTTGTTTTCGCACTCCTCGTGACCACGATCATCCATGTCTTTGTCCTCGGAAATCTTTTCCCCAATGACAACGCTATAGCCATCAGCAACCGCCCAAGATCCAAACAGACTAACCACCACCGTTGGCTCGAACAGTTTAGAAACGTAAGCTCAGAGACCATCGAAAATTACTTGAAATTCGCAGACTCCGACAGTAATGATCTAGAAGCTGCCATTGACAAAATTCAAGAGAATAATTCgacacaataa